The proteins below are encoded in one region of Hordeum vulgare subsp. vulgare chromosome 3H, MorexV3_pseudomolecules_assembly, whole genome shotgun sequence:
- the LOC123443761 gene encoding probable protein phosphatase 2C 6 isoform X2: MEDVDVAALAVASTPVFSPATAGLTLIAAAAAEPIAAVVAGAMEGVPVTFSVPPVRTTTDDGLPTGGEGGEASAAGSPCSVTSDCSSVASADFEGVGLGFFAAGVEGGAVVFEDSAASAATVEAEARVAAGGRSVFAVECVPLWGFTSICGRRPEMEDAVVAVPRFFGLPLWMLTGNNMVDGLDPISFRLPSHFFGVYDGHGGAQVADYCRDRLHAALVEELSRIEGSVSGANLGAVEFKKQWEKAFVDCFSRVDDEVAGKVSRGGGGNVGTSSVTGTAMADPVAPETVGSTAVVAVICSSHIIVSNCGDSRAVLCRGKQPVPLSVDHKPNREDEYARIEAEGGKVIQWNGYRVFGVLAMSRSIAFDVLVLKLDSKMVIW, translated from the exons ATGGAGGACGTGGACGTGGCTGCGCTCGCCGTGGCGTCCACACCTGTGTTTAGCCCCGCCACGGCCGGGCTCACTCTAATCGCCGCCGCGGCTGCGGAACCGATTGCGGCCGTTGTGGCGGGGGCCATGGAGGGGGTGCCGGTCACCTTTTCAGTGCCGCCGGTCAGAACCACCACGGACGACGGGCTGCCAACAGGAGGGGAAGGGGGAGAGGCCTCGGCAGCGGGGAGCCCGTGCTCGGTCACCAGCGACTGCAGCAGCGTGGCCAGCGCGGATTTCGAGGGGGTGGGCCTGGGCTTCTTCGCTGCGGGGGTCGAGGGGGGCGCGGTGGTGTTCGAGGACTCGGCGGCTTCCGCGGCCACCGTCGAGGCAGAGGCGAGGGTTGCGGCCGGGGGGAGGAGCGTCTTCGCTGTCGAATGTGTTCCGCTCTGGGGGTTTACATCAATTTGCGGCCGCCGGCCGGAGATGGAGGATGCGGTCGTTGCTGTACCGCGATTCTTCGGCCTGCCGCTCTGGATGCTCACGGGCAACAATATGGTCGATGGACTGGATCCCATCTCCTTCCGCCTCCCCTCACACTTTTTTGGTGTATATGATGGTCACGGCGGTGCACAG GTAGCAGATTACTGTCGGGATCGGCTCCATGCAGCACTGGTGGAGGAGCTGAGCAGGATAGAAGGGTCCGTGTCTGGTGCTAACCTGGGagctgtggagttcaagaagcagTGGGAGAAAGCGTTTGTGGATTGCTTCTCAAGGGTGGATGATGAGGTAGCCGGTAAGGTGAGCAGGGGAGGAGGGGGAAACGTGGGCACAAGCAGTGTCACTGGGACGGCCATGGCAGATCCTGTAGCACCTGAGACTGTCGGTTCAACGGCGGTGGTCGCTGTCATCTGCTCCTCGCATATCATTGTGTCGAATTGTGGAGACTCGAGGGCAGTGCTCTGCCGTGGCAAGCAACCCGTGCCGTTGTCAGTGGATCATAAA CCTAATAGGGAGGATGAGTATGCAAGGATTGAGGCAGAGGGTGGCAAAGTCATACAGTGGAATGGCTACCGAGTTTTCGGTGTCCTTGCCATGTCGCGATCAATTG